The Electrophorus electricus isolate fEleEle1 chromosome 4, fEleEle1.pri, whole genome shotgun sequence region ATGTGTCCAGACAACCCTTTTGCACTCTCtcctaaaaacaaaaaaagaaaacattcttGTAAATTCATCAGTAATCATGAATCATATTTAATTCTGTCATGTTGCCTGCACTTTCTAgatctcctttttttttcaggtaaAACAGAAAGTCTATAAGGTATATATCTGTACCACCAAGAACTTGCTTTAGTTTGTACCCAGACTGAAAAATCTCCCATGCAAATCTCATAACCACTACATTAAATGATTAGAATCTTAAGGGTAATGGCCAATGGGTAATGGACTCCTTGATAAGTGAATACTGCATATGATATCATAAAgcttactactactactactactactactactactactaataataataatatattacaaCTTAGTTTCAGGTTTAAACAAATATCTTTTGATATGTTGTCTTGTACTCCTTTCTGCTCACAGAAAACCTCACAATAAACCACCAAGTCATCAATATGTCTGTCATTCAGAAACTTAGTTCCACATAACACTGTTTTCTTACTTGAAAAGGGGATTGGGAAgtacagatagagagaggtatGGGAGCTTCTCAGCTGGTGAGAGACTAGCTCTTTGGTTGTTCGGGTTCAGAAAATAACATTCTTCTGTAGACTGCAGGCACGGTTCCACCACAGACAGATTAAGATAAGAGATTGTTGCTATTTGTCCAGCTGTCATTGGTtgaatatgaaaaaatatatttcacactCCAGTAAGACTGTAATTCTCGAAGACTAAATAACgtgaacagttttaaaaaagaaagaaagaaagaaagaaaaagaaagacaagaaaagaaaagaaaagaaaagaaaagaaaagaaaagaaaagaaaagaaaagaaaaagactggTGTGAACACGGACACTCCTTCAACCGAGACTCATTGACTAGATTTGAGTGTGACACACATGCGCATTTAGCTGAAGATAGAGCTAGGGTAACGACAGTATCTTGTCCACAGATCATTTTAATCTGAAACGGTATTACGGGAAAAACGGCTGCCGTTTGAACAGATGCAAAGCAGAGAAATTTAGAAGATGCATGGTGATAGACAAGCAACTTGCGTATTATTTAAAACCAATAGCTAAGTGTGCTGGAAGTAAACTTTATTAACGCTACCTTCCTACTTTAGCCAAAGCAAACATAATTTGGTTATTGTGTCGATCCATGTTTAGCTAAACTGAATAACAGGTGTCCGTTGCGTTGTAGTTAGGTAGCACTAACTTGCCTACAAAATGGACATCGGCGCGGCTGTATGTTGCTGTTTTACTGCCGCCCTGGGGATGGTTCTGTTTGCTGTTTACAAACTTGGCTTGCTGTACCAGATATTTCACAAGGTAACGTTATGTAGTTattatgttagctagctaatgagAATTAATTTTGCGAAACTGCCAGCTAGCCGCGatgctagcgttagctaactaaatTAGCTGGGTTATAGTTCACTGACGGGCACTTTAAGATGGCTAGAGTTAGCTGCTTTTGACAGTAGAGAAAGAAGAAATGCACGGTGAAATGTACCAGTACGGTGTCGTTGCCAGTATAACGGGAATATGTAAAAAGATAGTTTATCTAGCTAATTATATACCTTTACTGATTTTTTAGCTAACCTAGTTCTGCTACGGGGCCACTGTTTCAATTATACATAAGGTCGCTAGGTTTTGTCTACCGGTGActtataaatgaataatttccCCCGGTTAAACTAACCTACAATGTAACTTTTAGTTGGCTACTTGGTTTTTCTAGCAGTTTGTATTAGCTAGCTTCTTTTTAACCTTTAGATTGACTAAATCTAATGTTTAAGTGATAAGATTAGGTTTACTGTTAGCCTGATGTAACCGGCCTGGTGCAAGAAGACTGGTTAGCCTATTCCATCAGATGTATTATCTGTACCAGCAAGTCAAATGTATAGGCCTGCACACGGAAGAGCAGTATTGCCTAAGAAGAGCTACCTAAGAGCAGCAAGCAGAAACTATGAACTCAGCTCTCCACCAaataataagaaagaaagaaatatggCTAACCTATTTCTCCAACATTCTTGGCTACCGTTTCGGCCGTTTTTGGTAAGAGGTATCATTCATATAagtgatatgatatgatatgaagGGGTATCATTCATGTGCTTTAAGTAGAAGCGCTTGGTTATTAGAAATGCCTTATTACAATACTACTGTGACTGATACATTTATACCAGTAAAACACCTACTGCCATGCCAGTAGCATGTAAGTGTTAAGAACGGTCTGCCACACAAATAATATCCATTCAGTAGTTGTCCTATGGTCAGAAAGTGACCAGTGAGGAACAGGGTAGAGGGAGACTGATGAGGTTTGCATGCCATCAGGCTAAAGTCTCTAAGTAGTACACTTATGAGAAAAAAGTGTCACATGACTGTAGGTGGATGTGTATAATAATAAAGTGGTCATTGGGTGTAATTCAAGTATATTAAGAACAGAAGTACACACAGAATGCCGGTAGGTTCAAAAGCATCTAATTTGCAGTTAGGCAAATTTTCGATCCCAAGATAGGTtgccatttattcatttttttaaggATAGATTTTAGGATTAATTGATTTCCTCATATTAATCTAGATTTCAtgcattatttgtgtgtgtgtggtttttttacTCATTACTCCTGTAATGCATCtcaggtggagagggagagcccTCGGCATGGAGGCGAGAGTGTGGCTGAGGTCCTTCGTGCACATGGCATCAGGTTCATCTTCACGCTGGTCGGCGGACACATCTCACCCGTTCTTGTGGCATGTGAGAAACTGGGCATCCGTGTTGTGGACACTCGGCACGAGGCCACGGCTGTGTTTGCTGCCGATGCAGTTGCAAGACTCTCCGGTGAGTAAAAATGTTCCATTTCATGTTGAGCTTCAGGATGTATTTACATTCatggaaaattaaataaatagatagatagatagatagatagatagatagatagatagatagatagatagatagatagatagatagatagatagataaatggGATACATGGTAGGGGTTGCATATTTTGTAGGTAAAATTATCTATGTTGCCTAGATATGTGTATTTAATTtaaggattgtgtgtgtgtgtgtgattatttttatttatatttatatatatatatatatatatgttacataTTATACTTTAAGATTcatttttgcattgcattttgcTATGAACCAATATTTTGTAGTTTTGATCCCAGTGATCACACTCCTACTTTTGTGCCCTTCAGTAAGTTAATCAGTTAGTTAATATAACCAAAGCCATGAGGTTTTGTTGAAGCCCAAATCTAAAAGTTCCTTGCACTCAGACTTTAGTGTAAGAGGTGATGGTTAGTGAAATGAATTAGAGATTCCTTTCAGCATGCCCTGTTATCGTGTTGTCATGCAGGcacagtgggtgtggctgcAGTAACCGCAGGACCGGGACTCACTAACACAATTACAGCAGTGAAAAATGCTCAGATGGCAGAGTCACCTGTGCTTTTAATTGGTGGAGCAGCCGCTACTCTTCTTCAGGTCAGGAGCTGCAGAAAAGCCTGTTAAGTCAGGGCATATAACAAACCAATTCCGCTGCAAGGAGGAGTCTCatctaaaaaaaattacaccACTACCATGAATGAAACAAGCTTAATGAACTTGACAGACTAATTGTTTGCATGATGCTCATACAGAGATCATGTGTTTGAGTGTCAAGTTTGTCATGTGCATAAAACGTCAGAGACGGCTGTAGACTGAAATTCTTCTGTCAGGTGTTGAGGCTCAGGTGCTCTCCAGCTCTTCAATTTGCAAGTACTTTGCTTAGAGCTCTCACCAGTGCGATCATTCTGTGGTGAACCAGATGTTCTCATAGACATAGacttttttgtgtttcattataTAGTGGACCACCAACGTCTTACTATAAAATGCATGTCTTTTTTAAACAGTGAGGTCCTCCtgattaatgttaatgtaaaagcactttgcttagGAGAGGTGGCTTAGTGTTTCCAGACATACACATTACACTTAATGCAAAACAAACCTTTTGGGACAAAGCTTTGTTTGAGTTGAGTGTACTTGTACTGCCGTTAAATTGTGTttcactgtctgtgtatgtgtagggtCGAGGTGCTCTACAGGACATTGACCAGATGTCACTTTTCAAGCCTCTTTGCAAGTTCTGTACATctgtgaggagagtgagggagattGTTCCCACTGTAAGAAAAGCCCTGGCCATCGCCCAGTCAGGCACACCAGGTACGCTGCAGCACAGCTAGAGTATCCCTCCCGCAATGCACCTTGAGATGTTGGGTTAAAAAACAGGCTTTTCCAATGAAATTCGGCATATTCAAAATTGGTTTTGAAGGACAGTTACATTGTAACTTGTTTAGTAATTTCTTAAAGCATAGGCGTATCATATGCTGATATGGCTGTCCCCACCACTTTTGAAAGTGGactctgaaaatatttgttaTAACAGCTTGCTGCAGATACTTGTCCAAACAGTCTGCCAAAATGGCACTAAGATCATGCTGAAAATTGTGTTTGGGCAACAAGGGACATTTCTAGACTTTCCTGTTTGTTCTGCAAAATTTACAGTATTAAGGGGTACAGCCCAATCCCTTTGTTTGCCAGTCAGTCTTGGAGTAGAGTTATGTactttcccttctctctgtttttctatttctttcttaCTGTGCATACCTGTTCTGCCTCATAGTATCTGTGGGGAATTCATGTGGTGCTAATCCAGGCTAAGATGTAAAGCAGTATAGCTTTACTGGAGCATGTGCCCAAATAAATTGGGTCTTTGTCATATGACCAATGGCTGTTATTACATGTGAGCTCTGTGATGAAGTACAGAACAGATGCTGGAAAGTTATGACTGCTGAAACAAATGACttttcaaatcaaaataaataggaaacaattgtactaaatatattttaaaccatagaACTGATATTTCTTGTATTGTTCAGTGCGAATAAGCTTGACAAACAGGCCATACAACCTTTCACAAACCTTTTCCTTTCAGTGAACATTCATCCCCGAGAacctgcatgcatgcaaatttgAGGTGCAACTGAATCGAATGCAACAACTGGCCTGCATTCTTGTCCCCaccacttttcaaagcaaagttaagCTCGTGGTAGTGAGTCAAGGTGCTACGATTCTGAAGCTGTTTCACCACTTATCTGAGTGTCTTATCTGTTCTCTTACTACCACTAGGTAACTTCATGATAGGAAAACCGAAATCCTTCATAGAGATCTTGTAAATCATTTTACTAATAGGTTAAATACTGTCCTGGATATCATCATAAGAGGAAAATATTGTGTGTAAAAAATTATTGTGCAGGAGGAAAGCCAAGCCTACCTTTTGTTAACATTCTTCTTTTGGACCTCATTGTAACTTTTGACATTAGaccataacattttatttattttatttatttttcttgcccCAGTTTTCTTAAACATTTCCTTAACAAATAGACAATTATTAACTTGGGTGATTCGGTATCTGAAAAAGCATAGATTACACATGGTGTTTCACAGGGATCAATTCTTGGTCCTCTTCTCTTCATTTGAGAAGTACTGCTCTGAAGAATTATCTGTGAGCATGGTTCCAATGTCTACATTTATGCAGGTGACACAATTATCTCTATGGTTCCTAAAGAGTCCAGTGCTCTAAATCCCCCATTTATCACCTGGAATAGCATTATACATTGGATGTCAATAATTTCTTTGAAACTAAATGGAGATTAAAGTGACATTTTAGTTACTGGCCCAACTTGAAATAATATTTGAGCTGTACTTTTAGAAAATTGCCAAAAATTTGGTTTTAATACATATAAGATTAATCTGACTCTGAATTATAATGACAAATTATTGTGAAGTGTATGTTCTATTGCATAGCATCCATGAATGTTACCCATGAAAATTCAAGGTGCAGGATGGATTGAATACTATTCACCCCATAAAAGATGTGAAGGCTGTGCTCGAGTTAAATTTAATCCACCCAAGACCAAATGTCTCAACAGGCATATTAACACAGTCATAGAATTAACTCAACCAGTGAGGGCTCACATAGTGAAATTTTGGGATAGCTACTTGGCAAGAataatgcagattttaaaaaaagcaataaaccaCAACCAGAGATATCTTGCCTCCTAATTGTGCAAAGCCCATTGGACAAATATGCTgtaaaaagatgaaaaacacCACTTTATTATTACAGGaggtaaatatattttttctgttttgtgatcTGATGTTCagctttgtctgtttttagGCCCTGTGTTTGTCGAGTTTCCCATAGACACACTCTATCCATATCATCTGGTGGAGAAAGAAGTTTCTCCTAAAAACATTCCCAAGGGAATCATGGGGAAAATAACTGCATGGTATGACAAGGTGTCATCACATTTTACAGTGTTATAGGTCACACCACCTCTTTGCCTGTAAAGACAAagactataaataaacaaaaaatgctaataaatcTAAAGTGAGTTGGAATGAAAACTTGCAATTAAACATGGTCTTAAAATACCCCTTTTCACTATGAAATGCCTGaagttcatttttctgtttttgtttagaaAAAATTGTAGTGCTGTTTCAGTTTTTGAATTTCTTCCATAAAGTGTTTTGAATGATGGGTTTAATGATCGATTTACAGGTTGAATCCTTTCCTGAATTGACCATTTTGAACTTTGTTTTCTGGTAGGTATCTGAAGAACCACTTGACGAACCTGTTTGCTGGTGCATGGGAACCAAGGGAGctctcccctctccctgtcctcaTCCCTCAAGCGTCTGACCAGGAGGTGAggggagaaaggagaaagagaagacatgTTATTGAGCAGTGGCGGTATAATCAGTGTCGTAATCAGTGACATTTCCGCTGAATACAGCAGACTCATTTTCTCCCTTCCCTAGGTGCAACGGTGTGTGGAACTTGTAAGCAGAGCCAAGAAGCCAGTGATCCTGTTGGGTAGCCAGGCAACACTACCTCCAGCACCTGTCCACGACATCAGGTAGATTTATGTGGAGGTTAAATGAGGTTAAAATAACTTCAGGCTAATCTTCTTTACTTATCCCTGCCTGTGAAATGATCTGTTACACTATTTTTGGtatgcagtacacagtacacacaacagACATTTAATTGTAACTTGATACTCTAAGGGAGGATTGAGTTGCTTAAACTCCTGGCTTGTAGAGGTGGATTgttataatttttgttttcaccTTGTTCCAGGAAAGCTTTGGAGTCTCTGGGCATTCCTTGCTTTCTGGGTGGAATGTCCCGAGGGATGCTGGGTAGAGACAGCCCTCTTCATATCAGACAGAATAGGGGGGACGCCCTGAAAGAAGCTGATTTGGTGCTGCTGGCAGGTGAGAATCAGCACCATCTGCTGGACAGATTAAGAGATATACTTCGTGCTTTAAGACATGGAAAAGTGCATTATTTTAAGGGATATTCAGAATGTAGAATGAATTGACTACTTGAAAATCAATGAAGTGTATGTGATGccttataatttttttattattatttatttattttgctgtgtgATAGGCACAGTGTGTGACTTCAGACTGGGTTATGGTAAGGTGCTTAGTAGACGGAGTCAGATTATTGCAGTGAACCGTGACAGAACT contains the following coding sequences:
- the ilvbl gene encoding 2-hydroxyacyl-CoA lyase 2, whose amino-acid sequence is MDIGAAVCCCFTAALGMVLFAVYKLGLLYQIFHKVERESPRHGGESVAEVLRAHGIRFIFTLVGGHISPVLVACEKLGIRVVDTRHEATAVFAADAVARLSGTVGVAAVTAGPGLTNTITAVKNAQMAESPVLLIGGAAATLLQGRGALQDIDQMSLFKPLCKFCTSVRRVREIVPTVRKALAIAQSGTPGPVFVEFPIDTLYPYHLVEKEVSPKNIPKGIMGKITAWYLKNHLTNLFAGAWEPRELSPLPVLIPQASDQEVQRCVELVSRAKKPVILLGSQATLPPAPVHDIRKALESLGIPCFLGGMSRGMLGRDSPLHIRQNRGDALKEADLVLLAGTVCDFRLGYGKVLSRRSQIIAVNRDRTQLLKNSDLFWKPTVAIQGDVGSFLLRLSKGLTGHRCPEEWPQSLKDKDRTKETANRAKASERTERHLNPLSVLYNVDKLMAEDSIIVTDGGDFVGTAAYIMRPRGPLSWLDPGAFGTLGVGGGFALGAKLCRPDAEVWIVYGDGSLGYSVAEFDTFTRHKTPVIALVGNDACWSQISREQVPILGSSVACVLAFTDYHIVAEGYGGKGHLIGREDEVQLGDIVKEAQRECRDGKSVLLNVLIGKSNFRDGSISV